Proteins encoded in a region of the Neodiprion virginianus isolate iyNeoVirg1 chromosome 2, iyNeoVirg1.1, whole genome shotgun sequence genome:
- the LOC124298059 gene encoding uncharacterized protein LOC124298059 isoform X2, protein MSGEQFSLVWNSFPTNLSSGLYTLLNDEQLVDVTLAAEGQILQAHKLILSVCSTYFKELFKKDNSVTDNDVPTPGENHQEQSRELESILEAVSNLERKSLNDETFVATLQEEIAPIPETSETLNSSQDPVSPPPMKSVYDKASDQRRITQPDSIVRDILNRTSEDFQQMEENVTDEPLDYTSDIARLSKTKNEPVDYTSDIDFDLVCNKEFAKQENLDRQNSNLHAQSNLTANKCFENSQLLTYNPSNQDEPLPFSHLEETFGTDFSFNGGNYSRGRKTVKGIPGSSLPLETTLRVVSELGPTIRVERGKVIRMYSCPWCLRHFTRKENLKLHVRYIHGPLESLTCKLCGNKYKNSNSLRVHSYLYHNAKRNKHSKPAHAGM, encoded by the exons ATGTCTGGCGAACAGTTTTCGCTAGTATGGAACAGCTTCCCAACAAATTTGTCTTCGGGTTTATATACATTGCTTAACGACGAACAGCTTGTCGATGTAACACTCGCGGCGGAAGGTCAAATTTTACAAGCACATAAGCTGATTTTGTCAGTATGCAGCACTTACTTCAAGGAACTCTTCAAG AAAGATAACTCAGTTACCGACAACGACGTTCCAACGCCTGGAGAGAATCATCAAGAACAATCTAGGGAACTAGAGAGTATTCTTGAAGCAGTATCGAACTTGGAAAGAAAGTCTCTTAACGATGAAACATTTGTGGCAACTCTACAGGAAGAAATTGCACCCATCCCTGAAACTAGTGAAACATTGAATTCGTCACAAGACCCGGTATCTCCTCCACCGATGAAATCTGTATATGATAAAGCTTCTGACCAACGAAGAATCACCCAGCCTGATAGTATTGTACGTGACATATTGAATAGAACATCTGAAGACTTTCAACAAATGGAAGAGAATGTCACAGACGAGCCATTAGACTATACCTCAGATATTGCTCGCTTgtcgaaaacgaaaaatgaaccGGTTGATTACACATCTGACATAGACTTCGACCTGGTCTGCAATAAGGAATTTGCTAAGCAGGAGAATTTAGATCGTCAGAACAGTAATCTACATGCACAAAGTAACTTGACAGCAAATA agtgttttgaaaattcacaacttCTTACTTATAATCCAAGCAACCAGGATGAACCTCTAC CATTCAGCCACTTGGAAGAAACTTTTGGTAcggatttttcattcaatggAGGTAACTACAGCCGAGGCCGCAAAACAGTGAAGGGCATCCCAGGCAGCAGTTTGCCTTTGGAAACAACACTGCGTGTTGTTTCTGAACTAGGGCCAACCATACGAGTCGAGAGAGGAAAAGTTATTCGCATGTATTCATGTCCGTGGTGCCTGCGTCACTTTACTCGTAAAGAGAATCTCAAATTACACGTTCGCTATATTCACGGACCTCTTGAAAGTCTGACATGTAAACTCTGTGgtaataaatacaaaaatagtAACAGTCTTCGCGTACACTCTTATCTCTATCATAATGCaaagagaaacaaacataGTAAACCAGCACATGCTGGTatgtaa
- the LOC124298059 gene encoding zinc finger and BTB domain-containing protein 6-like isoform X1: MSGEQFSLVWNSFPTNLSSGLYTLLNDEQLVDVTLAAEGQILQAHKLILSVCSTYFKELFKMNSCKHPIVILKDVNYRDLSALLHFMYQGEVRVKQEDLASFLKVAETLQIKGLTKDKSEKDNSVTDNDVPTPGENHQEQSRELESILEAVSNLERKSLNDETFVATLQEEIAPIPETSETLNSSQDPVSPPPMKSVYDKASDQRRITQPDSIVRDILNRTSEDFQQMEENVTDEPLDYTSDIARLSKTKNEPVDYTSDIDFDLVCNKEFAKQENLDRQNSNLHAQSNLTANKCFENSQLLTYNPSNQDEPLPFSHLEETFGTDFSFNGGNYSRGRKTVKGIPGSSLPLETTLRVVSELGPTIRVERGKVIRMYSCPWCLRHFTRKENLKLHVRYIHGPLESLTCKLCGNKYKNSNSLRVHSYLYHNAKRNKHSKPAHAGM; the protein is encoded by the exons ATGTCTGGCGAACAGTTTTCGCTAGTATGGAACAGCTTCCCAACAAATTTGTCTTCGGGTTTATATACATTGCTTAACGACGAACAGCTTGTCGATGTAACACTCGCGGCGGAAGGTCAAATTTTACAAGCACATAAGCTGATTTTGTCAGTATGCAGCACTTACTTCAAGGAACTCTTCAAG ATGAATTCTTGCAAACATCCGATAGTTATTCTCAAAGATGTTAATTACCGTGATTTGTCTGCTCTTCTACATTTCATGTATCAAGGTGAAGTTCGGGTCAAACAGGAAGACCTTGCCAGCTTTTTAAAAGTAGCTGAAACCTTGCAAATCAAAGGTCTCACTAAGGACAAGAGTGAG AAAGATAACTCAGTTACCGACAACGACGTTCCAACGCCTGGAGAGAATCATCAAGAACAATCTAGGGAACTAGAGAGTATTCTTGAAGCAGTATCGAACTTGGAAAGAAAGTCTCTTAACGATGAAACATTTGTGGCAACTCTACAGGAAGAAATTGCACCCATCCCTGAAACTAGTGAAACATTGAATTCGTCACAAGACCCGGTATCTCCTCCACCGATGAAATCTGTATATGATAAAGCTTCTGACCAACGAAGAATCACCCAGCCTGATAGTATTGTACGTGACATATTGAATAGAACATCTGAAGACTTTCAACAAATGGAAGAGAATGTCACAGACGAGCCATTAGACTATACCTCAGATATTGCTCGCTTgtcgaaaacgaaaaatgaaccGGTTGATTACACATCTGACATAGACTTCGACCTGGTCTGCAATAAGGAATTTGCTAAGCAGGAGAATTTAGATCGTCAGAACAGTAATCTACATGCACAAAGTAACTTGACAGCAAATA agtgttttgaaaattcacaacttCTTACTTATAATCCAAGCAACCAGGATGAACCTCTAC CATTCAGCCACTTGGAAGAAACTTTTGGTAcggatttttcattcaatggAGGTAACTACAGCCGAGGCCGCAAAACAGTGAAGGGCATCCCAGGCAGCAGTTTGCCTTTGGAAACAACACTGCGTGTTGTTTCTGAACTAGGGCCAACCATACGAGTCGAGAGAGGAAAAGTTATTCGCATGTATTCATGTCCGTGGTGCCTGCGTCACTTTACTCGTAAAGAGAATCTCAAATTACACGTTCGCTATATTCACGGACCTCTTGAAAGTCTGACATGTAAACTCTGTGgtaataaatacaaaaatagtAACAGTCTTCGCGTACACTCTTATCTCTATCATAATGCaaagagaaacaaacataGTAAACCAGCACATGCTGGTatgtaa
- the LOC124298062 gene encoding uncharacterized protein LOC124298062 isoform X1, translating into MHGYRVHMPHACYLRTCIARDMAKNRKDMDNSDYSLKWNNFTSNLTCGFLSHLSDHELVDVTLAVEGKLLQAHKLVLSVCSPYFKEIFKANPCTHPVVVLKDMGYSQVEALLKFMYKGEVNVSHNELASFLKIAEALKIKGLAGDQNSHSDLPIESDTPLPPSELIEEVDFDVATCSNPNTGETCSETLDGNRPVKRLRESTRSRSLTPKRNRTSPPALKEMEYLKESPHSIKAKSEPEDFDVTDEPYFLDQPLEQFLNSQNDAEKGFLDGGGGELTDQPSMNSPMPSACSQGGEGVQEQNGRALRRLHLNGFVYHAAYSINRGPGIRTYWRCQDNYKGKCKARCISEDNLILRINGTHNHDRRISEYSCYFFSSGKKIEANVSYCLPIASNM; encoded by the exons ATGCATGGGTATAGAGTGCATATGCCGCATGCGTGCTATCTTCGTACCTGCATAG CTCGAGATATGGCCAAGAATCGAAAGGACATGGACAATTCAGATTATTCTTTGAAATGGAATAATTTCACCTCTAATTTAACTTGTGGTTTCCTCTCACATCTCAGCGATCATGAATTAGTCGATGTAACGCTTGCCGTTGAAGGAAAACTCCTGCAAGCTCACAAGCTTGTTTTATCGGTTTGCAGCCCGTACttcaaagaaatattcaag GCAAACCCATGCACTCATCCCGTCGTTGTCTTAAAGGACATGGGCTACTCGCAAGTAGAGGCGCTGTTGAAATTTATGTACAAAGGTGAAGTAAACGTTAGTCATAACGAGCTGGCCTCGTTCTTAAAAATCGCAGAAGCACTGAAGATAAAAGGTTTAGCCGGCGACCAGAATAGCCACAGT GATTTACCGATAGAGAGCGACACGCCTCTTCCTCCTTCCGAACTAATCGAAGAAGTAGACTTCGATGTGGCTACTTGTTCTAATCCCAATACCGGTGAAACGTGTTCGGAAACTTTAGATGGGAATAGGCCTGTAAAAAGGCTACGAGAATCAACGAGGTCTCGTTCCTTGACCCCCAAACGAAACAGAACCTCACCTCCAGCTTTGAAAGAAATGGAATATTTAAAAGAGAGTCCGCACAGTATTAAAGCAAAGTCTGAACCAGAGGATTTCGACGTAACAGACGAGCCATATTTTCTAGACCAACCGTTAGAGCAGTTTTTAAACTCTCAAAATGACGCAGAGAAAG GTTTTCTCGACGGAGGTGGTGGTGAGCTAACTGATCAACCATCCATGAATAGTCCAATGCCTTCGGCATGTTCACAAGGAGGAGAAGGCGTCCAAG aaCAAAATGGTAGAGCACTGCGACGGCTTCACTTGAATGGGTTTGTCTACCATGCAGCCTACAGTATTAACAGAGGTCCTGGAATTAGAACCTATTGGAGGTGCCAAGACAACTATAAAGGGAAATGCAAAGCTCGTTGCATTTCGGAAGATAACTTAATATTAAGAATCAATGGAACGCACAATCATGATAGACGAATATCCGAATATTCTTGctattttttctcctccggCAAGAAAATCGAAGCTAACGTTTCGTATTGTTTACCAATTGCCTCGAATATGTAA
- the LOC124298062 gene encoding uncharacterized protein LOC124298062 isoform X2, protein MHGYRVHMPHACYLRTCIARDMAKNRKDMDNSDYSLKWNNFTSNLTCGFLSHLSDHELVDVTLAVEGKLLQAHKLVLSVCSPYFKEIFKANPCTHPVVVLKDMGYSQVEALLKFMYKGEVNVSHNELASFLKIAEALKIKGLAGDQNSHSDLPIESDTPLPPSELIEEVDFDVATCSNPNTGETCSETLDGNRPVKRLRESTRSRSLTPKRNRTSPPALKEMEYLKESPHSIKAKSEPEDFDVTDEPYFLDQPLEQFLNSQNDAEKGFLDGGGGELTDQPSMNSPMPSACSQGGEGVQVVEPVTYRLSARGRPQLVYEGYVYNLTSRSEVLNRSHYRCAEQHRGCRGKCAVIAERFMPTGVRNHNHPPGYQSEYHYRKKKGLDTDII, encoded by the exons ATGCATGGGTATAGAGTGCATATGCCGCATGCGTGCTATCTTCGTACCTGCATAG CTCGAGATATGGCCAAGAATCGAAAGGACATGGACAATTCAGATTATTCTTTGAAATGGAATAATTTCACCTCTAATTTAACTTGTGGTTTCCTCTCACATCTCAGCGATCATGAATTAGTCGATGTAACGCTTGCCGTTGAAGGAAAACTCCTGCAAGCTCACAAGCTTGTTTTATCGGTTTGCAGCCCGTACttcaaagaaatattcaag GCAAACCCATGCACTCATCCCGTCGTTGTCTTAAAGGACATGGGCTACTCGCAAGTAGAGGCGCTGTTGAAATTTATGTACAAAGGTGAAGTAAACGTTAGTCATAACGAGCTGGCCTCGTTCTTAAAAATCGCAGAAGCACTGAAGATAAAAGGTTTAGCCGGCGACCAGAATAGCCACAGT GATTTACCGATAGAGAGCGACACGCCTCTTCCTCCTTCCGAACTAATCGAAGAAGTAGACTTCGATGTGGCTACTTGTTCTAATCCCAATACCGGTGAAACGTGTTCGGAAACTTTAGATGGGAATAGGCCTGTAAAAAGGCTACGAGAATCAACGAGGTCTCGTTCCTTGACCCCCAAACGAAACAGAACCTCACCTCCAGCTTTGAAAGAAATGGAATATTTAAAAGAGAGTCCGCACAGTATTAAAGCAAAGTCTGAACCAGAGGATTTCGACGTAACAGACGAGCCATATTTTCTAGACCAACCGTTAGAGCAGTTTTTAAACTCTCAAAATGACGCAGAGAAAG GTTTTCTCGACGGAGGTGGTGGTGAGCTAACTGATCAACCATCCATGAATAGTCCAATGCCTTCGGCATGTTCACAAGGAGGAGAAGGCGTCCAAG TTGTGGAACCAGTAACTTACAGACTATCCGCACGAGGCCGCCCACAATTGGTCTATGAAGGATATGTGTATAATCTGACATCGCGCTCTGAAGTATTGAATCGATCCCATTATCGGTGCGCCGAACAACACCGTGGTTGTCGCGGCAAATGTGCAGTCATCGCCGAAAGGTTCATGCCCACTGGAGTTCGCAACCATAACCACCCTCCCGGTTACCAATCAGAATACCATTacaggaagaaaaaaggacTAGATACAGATATTATTTAA
- the LOC124298062 gene encoding uncharacterized protein LOC124298062 isoform X3, which produces MHGYRVHMPHACYLRTCIARDMAKNRKDMDNSDYSLKWNNFTSNLTCGFLSHLSDHELVDVTLAVEGKLLQAHKLVLSVCSPYFKEIFKANPCTHPVVVLKDMGYSQVEALLKFMYKGEVNVSHNELASFLKIAEALKIKGLAGDQNSHSDLPIESDTPLPPSELIEEVDFDVATCSNPNTGETCSETLDGNRPVKRLRESTRSRSLTPKRNRTSPPALKEMEYLKESPHSIKAKSEPEDFDVTDEPYFLDQPLEQFLNSQNDAEKGFLDGGGGELTDQPSMNSPMPSACSQGGEGVQGLLSFIRSSRGNLQLVHEGHIYTVHSRAGVKTYWKCIYRSSLGKCQARCYTKHGCAVVSQPTVPPHDSHLKTIEKHSKAGKMVHNLRY; this is translated from the exons ATGCATGGGTATAGAGTGCATATGCCGCATGCGTGCTATCTTCGTACCTGCATAG CTCGAGATATGGCCAAGAATCGAAAGGACATGGACAATTCAGATTATTCTTTGAAATGGAATAATTTCACCTCTAATTTAACTTGTGGTTTCCTCTCACATCTCAGCGATCATGAATTAGTCGATGTAACGCTTGCCGTTGAAGGAAAACTCCTGCAAGCTCACAAGCTTGTTTTATCGGTTTGCAGCCCGTACttcaaagaaatattcaag GCAAACCCATGCACTCATCCCGTCGTTGTCTTAAAGGACATGGGCTACTCGCAAGTAGAGGCGCTGTTGAAATTTATGTACAAAGGTGAAGTAAACGTTAGTCATAACGAGCTGGCCTCGTTCTTAAAAATCGCAGAAGCACTGAAGATAAAAGGTTTAGCCGGCGACCAGAATAGCCACAGT GATTTACCGATAGAGAGCGACACGCCTCTTCCTCCTTCCGAACTAATCGAAGAAGTAGACTTCGATGTGGCTACTTGTTCTAATCCCAATACCGGTGAAACGTGTTCGGAAACTTTAGATGGGAATAGGCCTGTAAAAAGGCTACGAGAATCAACGAGGTCTCGTTCCTTGACCCCCAAACGAAACAGAACCTCACCTCCAGCTTTGAAAGAAATGGAATATTTAAAAGAGAGTCCGCACAGTATTAAAGCAAAGTCTGAACCAGAGGATTTCGACGTAACAGACGAGCCATATTTTCTAGACCAACCGTTAGAGCAGTTTTTAAACTCTCAAAATGACGCAGAGAAAG GTTTTCTCGACGGAGGTGGTGGTGAGCTAACTGATCAACCATCCATGAATAGTCCAATGCCTTCGGCATGTTCACAAGGAGGAGAAGGCGTCCAAG GCCTCTTGTCGTTTATACGGAGTTCCAGAGGTAATCTTCAGCTGGTTCACGAAGGTCACATCTACACGGTACATTCCAGGGCGGGTGTCAAAACTTATTGGAAATGTATATACCGTTCGTCGCTTGGTAAATGTCAAGCGAGGTGTTACACAAAACATGGTTGTGCCGTAGTGTCTCAGCCGACAGTTCCGCCACACGATTCTCATCTTAAAACCATCGAAAAACATAGCAAGGCTGGAAAAATGGTTCATAATCTCAGATATTAG
- the LOC124298062 gene encoding protein tramtrack, beta isoform-like isoform X4, translating into MAKNRKDMDNSDYSLKWNNFTSNLTCGFLSHLSDHELVDVTLAVEGKLLQAHKLVLSVCSPYFKEIFKANPCTHPVVVLKDMGYSQVEALLKFMYKGEVNVSHNELASFLKIAEALKIKGLAGDQNSHSDLPIESDTPLPPSELIEEVDFDVATCSNPNTGETCSETLDGNRPVKRLRESTRSRSLTPKRNRTSPPALKEMEYLKESPHSIKAKSEPEDFDVTDEPYFLDQPLEQFLNSQNDAEKGFLDGGGGELTDQPSMNSPMPSACSQGGEGVQEQNGRALRRLHLNGFVYHAAYSINRGPGIRTYWRCQDNYKGKCKARCISEDNLILRINGTHNHDRRISEYSCYFFSSGKKIEANVSYCLPIASNM; encoded by the exons ATGGCCAAGAATCGAAAGGACATGGACAATTCAGATTATTCTTTGAAATGGAATAATTTCACCTCTAATTTAACTTGTGGTTTCCTCTCACATCTCAGCGATCATGAATTAGTCGATGTAACGCTTGCCGTTGAAGGAAAACTCCTGCAAGCTCACAAGCTTGTTTTATCGGTTTGCAGCCCGTACttcaaagaaatattcaag GCAAACCCATGCACTCATCCCGTCGTTGTCTTAAAGGACATGGGCTACTCGCAAGTAGAGGCGCTGTTGAAATTTATGTACAAAGGTGAAGTAAACGTTAGTCATAACGAGCTGGCCTCGTTCTTAAAAATCGCAGAAGCACTGAAGATAAAAGGTTTAGCCGGCGACCAGAATAGCCACAGT GATTTACCGATAGAGAGCGACACGCCTCTTCCTCCTTCCGAACTAATCGAAGAAGTAGACTTCGATGTGGCTACTTGTTCTAATCCCAATACCGGTGAAACGTGTTCGGAAACTTTAGATGGGAATAGGCCTGTAAAAAGGCTACGAGAATCAACGAGGTCTCGTTCCTTGACCCCCAAACGAAACAGAACCTCACCTCCAGCTTTGAAAGAAATGGAATATTTAAAAGAGAGTCCGCACAGTATTAAAGCAAAGTCTGAACCAGAGGATTTCGACGTAACAGACGAGCCATATTTTCTAGACCAACCGTTAGAGCAGTTTTTAAACTCTCAAAATGACGCAGAGAAAG GTTTTCTCGACGGAGGTGGTGGTGAGCTAACTGATCAACCATCCATGAATAGTCCAATGCCTTCGGCATGTTCACAAGGAGGAGAAGGCGTCCAAG aaCAAAATGGTAGAGCACTGCGACGGCTTCACTTGAATGGGTTTGTCTACCATGCAGCCTACAGTATTAACAGAGGTCCTGGAATTAGAACCTATTGGAGGTGCCAAGACAACTATAAAGGGAAATGCAAAGCTCGTTGCATTTCGGAAGATAACTTAATATTAAGAATCAATGGAACGCACAATCATGATAGACGAATATCCGAATATTCTTGctattttttctcctccggCAAGAAAATCGAAGCTAACGTTTCGTATTGTTTACCAATTGCCTCGAATATGTAA